In the genome of Ignavibacteria bacterium, one region contains:
- a CDS encoding peptidoglycan-binding protein, producing the protein MIYTASQYIGVREATGNNDGYEVEMFLASAGLRGQYPWCGAFVTFVHKKCGYEVPNSPAWAPSWFKSSKVISPDKVVGGEVFGIYYQSKKRIAHVGICEKIKSNVVITIEGNTNEMGSREGDGVYKKRRPVRTINKFARWYE; encoded by the coding sequence ATAATATATACTGCATCGCAATATATAGGAGTTAGAGAAGCCACTGGTAATAATGACGGTTATGAAGTAGAGATGTTTTTGGCCTCAGCTGGGCTTAGGGGACAATATCCGTGGTGTGGTGCTTTCGTTACGTTTGTACATAAGAAATGTGGATATGAAGTCCCCAATAGTCCAGCTTGGGCACCTTCTTGGTTTAAGAGTTCTAAAGTAATTTCTCCTGATAAAGTAGTAGGAGGAGAAGTTTTTGGTATCTATTATCAATCTAAGAAAAGGATAGCCCATGTAGGTATTTGTGAAAAGATAAAAAGTAATGTAGTTATAACTATAGAAGGGAATACAAATGAGATGGGTAGTAGAGAAGGTGATGGAGTTTATAAAAAAAGAAGACCAGTAAGAACAATAAATAAATTTGCAAGATGGTACGAGTAA
- a CDS encoding right-handed parallel beta-helix repeat-containing protein, with protein sequence MATNVPLLTGIIESIIPQNGGGTSGDVTKVYVDTQDQYILQQANTYTNQQLSLKELPTISPELENNILTVESQTAKWKPLPKLTSTIFIPVVGDFDTALRNAINNAVQGDVLDFTGWTDIHYIDSSLGTVNIDKPLTLLFGNITIKFKARGRTSHIFYITSNNVSIIGYGRSSNTDNLNGPTKFIMEIDTGYTNGGYHIKSLGANQLRFEGFDLLGIRSAYNQNEGTFTGAGGIFLEKTDPDSTSSGNNINNLVINNVYIEGTVAHAIYVDTPIISRITNVRVSKAGKHGIYIRGGTSIVIDATYVSSAHLAGFCLQNVAYSSILASAAEFSGVGYWFRSCSAVTLFGSGAENCINKGSGDAIFGSGYSNSRIVNKNGTIIDDCSVDYRDIFRGTSYVISGGRNILLNGPYSINASLIGEAGSTSSLAAHFRIMGNARYIQILSPRTAMSSENTFAGRFDIRIENVGTDYPLDCTIDFNPYTDGSVVPASGKPYVTEYNTADDACPVYNVGKNTLIRWGNTKWSFKRVFDQTQDLFIDFSKYDVFISSGNAPLRNVHLLYTLQNPIRNKTVIILLPPLGSATLSWANTVHMLGGTLSTTLPNAIKIQCIDDVNEIYFITYFQLTMVSPT encoded by the coding sequence ATGGCTACTAACGTCCCATTACTTACTGGAATAATAGAAAGCATTATACCACAAAATGGTGGTGGTACTTCTGGTGATGTAACAAAAGTGTATGTAGATACACAAGATCAATATATTTTACAACAAGCAAATACATATACTAATCAGCAATTATCTTTAAAAGAATTACCTACTATAAGTCCAGAATTAGAAAATAATATTTTAACTGTTGAATCACAAACTGCTAAATGGAAACCATTACCAAAATTAACTTCAACTATTTTTATTCCAGTAGTAGGTGATTTTGATACAGCTTTGAGAAATGCTATAAACAATGCTGTCCAAGGTGATGTATTAGATTTTACAGGATGGACTGATATACATTATATAGATTCAAGTCTTGGTACTGTAAATATAGATAAACCTTTAACCTTATTGTTTGGTAATATTACTATTAAGTTCAAAGCTAGAGGACGTACAAGCCATATATTTTATATAACATCAAATAATGTTAGTATTATTGGATATGGTAGATCATCGAATACTGATAATTTGAATGGCCCTACTAAATTTATAATGGAAATAGATACTGGATATACTAATGGTGGATATCATATTAAATCATTAGGAGCAAATCAGCTTAGATTTGAAGGATTTGATTTATTAGGAATAAGATCTGCATATAATCAAAATGAAGGTACTTTTACAGGTGCTGGGGGTATATTCTTAGAAAAAACAGATCCTGATTCTACATCATCTGGAAATAATATTAATAACCTTGTAATTAATAATGTTTATATTGAAGGTACAGTAGCACATGCTATCTATGTTGATACACCTATTATATCTCGTATCACTAATGTAAGAGTTTCTAAAGCTGGGAAACATGGAATATATATTAGAGGTGGTACATCAATAGTTATAGATGCTACATATGTATCTTCTGCACATCTTGCTGGATTTTGTTTACAGAATGTAGCTTATTCAAGTATATTAGCATCTGCAGCAGAATTTTCAGGTGTTGGATATTGGTTCAGGAGTTGTTCAGCAGTAACTCTATTTGGAAGTGGTGCTGAAAATTGTATTAATAAAGGTAGTGGAGATGCAATATTTGGCAGTGGATATAGTAACTCAAGAATAGTTAATAAAAATGGTACTATTATAGATGACTGCTCTGTTGATTATAGAGATATATTCAGAGGAACAAGTTATGTTATAAGTGGAGGTAGAAATATTTTGCTAAATGGTCCATATTCTATAAATGCAAGTTTAATAGGTGAAGCAGGAAGTACATCTTCTTTAGCAGCTCATTTTAGAATAATGGGTAATGCAAGATACATTCAGATATTATCTCCACGAACAGCAATGTCTTCTGAAAATACATTTGCTGGAAGATTTGATATTAGAATAGAAAATGTAGGAACTGATTATCCTTTAGATTGTACTATAGACTTTAATCCATATACAGATGGTTCTGTTGTTCCAGCAAGTGGTAAACCTTACGTAACAGAATATAATACAGCTGATGATGCATGCCCTGTTTATAATGTTGGTAAAAATACTTTAATTAGATGGGGAAATACAAAATGGAGCTTTAAAAGAGTATTTGACCAAACACAAGATTTGTTTATTGACTTTAGTAAATATGATGTTTTTATATCAAGTGGAAATGCACCTTTAAGAAATGTACATTTATTATACACACTACAAAATCCAATAAGAAATAAAACTGTTATTATTTTATTACCACCTTTAGGTAGTGCAACTCTGTCTTGGGCAAATACAGTACACATGTTAGGTGGAACACTTAGTACTACTTTACCCAATGCTATAAAAATACAATGTATAGACGATGTCAATGAAATATATTTTATAACATATTTTCAATTGACAATGGTATCACCTACTTAA